From the Actinomycetota bacterium genome, the window CCTCAGCCCCTGGCTGCTTGGGTACAGCGAGTTCGGCCGGCCGTCCTGGAACGCGGCCGCCACCGGGCTGGCCATCGCCGCGATCGGCGCCGCCGTCCTCAGTGGGCGCAGCCGCGCCCTCGCCTGGGGCAACCTGTTGCTCGGGGCCTGGCTGACCCTCTCTCCAAGAGTCCTCGACTACACGTCGGTGCAGACGGCGGCGCGCAACGCCTGGTTCGCCGGTCTGATCGTGGTGGCGCTGGCGGCGATCACGGCGACCTCCGGCGGGGCCGATCGGC encodes:
- a CDS encoding SPW repeat protein is translated as MRRSPHVMSALNVLVGMWVFLSPWLLGYSEFGRPSWNAAATGLAIAAIGAAVLSGRSRALAWGNLLLGAWLTLSPRVLDYTSVQTAARNAWFAGLIVVALAAITATSGGADRRPRTRPSRRSPAR